DNA from Actinomycetota bacterium:
TTCGCTGTTTATTTTTTTTAATAATCTTATTGCTTCCGAATAATTTACTGTATTTTTGATACTGTCTTCTTTTAATGCATAACTTTCTTTTAACTTGATTTTTAGGTTATAAATAAAATACTGGCCTTTTTTCTTTTCAGATTCATTGACTCCATGAAAACCGAAAAGAACAAGATTTTTCACCAATATCTTAAACATCATTCTTTATATCCTCATTGCATTTATTACTTTGACAGCTCTGAGCGTTTCCTTAACATCATGGACTCTCAGAATATCAACTCCTTTTACAGCGCAGTAAGATGCCACTGCAAGACTTCCTTCAAGCCTCTCCTCAGGTAAAAGATTCAGTACTTTTCCTATAAAAGATTTTCTGGATGCTCCTATCAATATCGGCATATTAAGACTTTTGAACTCTTCAATATTTTTAAGAATCGTATAATTATCCTCAACAGTTTTTCCAAAACCTATTCCGGGGTCTATTATTATCCTGTCCTTTTCTATGCCTGACTTGATTGCAGAATTTGCCTGGGTGTAAAGAAAAGAATATATTTCTTCAGTTACATCTTTGTAAACGGGGTTAATCTGCATATCTTTGGGAGTTCCCTTCATGTGCATAATAACAATATATGCTTTGGTCGAAGATACCGTTTTTATCATTTCACTATCAAGCACAAGACCGCTTATGTCATTGATTATATCAGCTCCCGCATCAATTGCTTTTTCTGCCACCCTGCTTCTGTATGTATCTATTGAAATGACTACATCGCTTTGCCGTTTTATTTCTTTAATAACAGGTATGGTTCTTTTTATTTCTTCTTCAGTATCTGCTTCTTCCGAACCGGGTCTTGTTGACATACCGCCTAAATCTATAATTGACGCGCCTTCTGCAATCATCTGAAGTGCTCTTTCGACAGCTTTGCCGGCATTTAAATATTTTCCGCCATCATAAAACGAATCAGGAGTTGTATTCAAAATACCCATTATCAAAGGTTTTTCGCCTGCCGAAAATATCTTTCCAGCTATTTTTAAACTATTTTTTTTTGCAGAATCATTTATGTGGTCAAGAAAATTTTTCAACTCTTCCGAAAGAAGTTTTAAGCCAAAAGGCTGGCTTTTCATCTTTTCCGCAAGACTTCTTATGCTTTTTTCAGTGCCGAAAATTATTATGTCTGATTTTTCACTACCCAGATAAATAGAGTCTCTGGACAGAACAGCCTCCCCGTTTCTTGAAAGCATCTCCTGTTTTATTATATTGGCAGCCTTGTTGTCTACTTCTTTTATCTTTAAAACAAGATTGAAAAGCTTTTCAGACATTATTCTGATGCCGTGGGGAGCAGCCTTTATTCTGGCAAATTCTTTTTCCGCTTCGGCTTTATCATTTAAGAACAGTTGTCTTATCTTATATTCCATCTTTAATAAGAGCAATTGCTTCAGCACGGGAAGCAGCATTTCTTCTGAACAATCCTCTGACAGCAGAAGTAACCGTAAGTGTTTTTGGTTTTTTTACGCCTCTCATGCTTATACAGAGATGTTCAGCCTCAACAATTACCATCACAGCTCTTGCTTCCAGTTTTTTCATTAAAGTATCTGCAACAACAGTCGTAAGTCTTTCCTGAACCTGAGGCCTTTTGGCAACAATATCAAACATCCTGGTAATCTTTGACAAACCTGCGATTTTACCACTGGTATTTGGTATATATGCTACGTGAGCTTTCCCGATAAACGGAATAAGGTGATGTTCGCAGACTGAATAAAAAGGAATATCTTTAATTATGATTATTTCATCATGATTCTCGTCAAACATGGTTTTAAGCACAGAGGAAGGCTCCTGGTCAATGCCGGAAAAGATTTCTTCATACATCTCTGCTACTCTTCTGGGAGTATCTTTGAGACCTTCTCTTTCGAGATCTTCGCCGATACCTTTTAGAATATTTTTTACGCCTTCTTCTATCAGCTTCTTATCCAACTGAACCTGACTTTTTAATTATTTTTTTCAGAAATATTTTCTTTAAAATCATCGGTTCCTGTGCTTTTGGAAACGCTTGCTTTTCTTGTTCTCTTTTTTATCTCAGTTTTTTTACCGGTTTCTTCATCATTATATTCCTTCGTTCTGAAACCTTCATTTTTATTTACTTTTATTTTACCAAGTATCCCGATGACTTCTTCCTTGTCAAGCGTCTCCTTTTCTATCAGCTTTAATGAAAGTTCGTTTAAAACATCATTGTTTTCCACAAGAATATCTTTTGCAGCATTATAGCAGCTGTCAATAATGGAATGAACTTCATCGTCTATCATGGAAGTTACTTTCTCGCTGTAATGAGGTTTTGAGATCAGCTGATTACCCAGAAATACTTCATCCTGTTCGCCTTTAAAAGCAAGAGGACCAAGCTTGTCGCTCATGCCATATTCCGTAACCATCTGCCTTGCAAATTTTGTTGCTCTGTCAATATCATTCTGTGCTCCGTTTGTTATATCATTAAAGATGATCTGTTCCGCTACTCTGCCGCCAAGGAGCATTTTTATATTATCAAATATCTCGGATTTTGATCTCAGGAACCTGTCTTCCTCAGGAAGAGTTATTGTATACCCGAGCGCTCTTCCTCTTGAAATAATTGATATTTTATAAACAGGATCTGTGTTTGGAAGAATATATGCAAGAAGAGCATGTCCTGCTTCATGAAAAGCAATTATTCTCTTCTCTTTTTCTGATATAACTCTGGTCTTCTTTTCCGGACCGGCAATTACCCGTTCAATAGCCTGCTCTATCTCAAACATGCTTATTTTCTTTTTGTTATGTCTTGCAGCAAGAAGCGCTGATTCATTGAACAGGTTGGCAATATCAGCACCGGTAAAACCAGGCGTCTGCCTTGCTATGGTTTTGAGCATAACATCTTTATCCAGTGGTTTGCCCCGTGCATGTACTTCCAGTATTTTTTCCCGGCCTATTATATCCGGCCTGTCTACAACTATCTGTCTGTCAAATCTTCCCGGTCTTAAAAGAGCCGGATCAAGAATATCAGGTCTGTTTGTGGCAGCTATAAGTATTACCGTGCTGTCTGCATCGAATCCATCCATTTCCACAAGAAGCTGGTTTAATGTCTGTTCTCTTTCATCATGCCCGCCGCCAAGACCAGCTCCCCTGTGCCTTCCGACTGCATCTATTTCATCCATAAATATA
Protein-coding regions in this window:
- the folP gene encoding dihydropteroate synthase, with product MEYKIRQLFLNDKAEAEKEFARIKAAPHGIRIMSEKLFNLVLKIKEVDNKAANIIKQEMLSRNGEAVLSRDSIYLGSEKSDIIIFGTEKSIRSLAEKMKSQPFGLKLLSEELKNFLDHINDSAKKNSLKIAGKIFSAGEKPLIMGILNTTPDSFYDGGKYLNAGKAVERALQMIAEGASIIDLGGMSTRPGSEEADTEEEIKRTIPVIKEIKRQSDVVISIDTYRSRVAEKAIDAGADIINDISGLVLDSEMIKTVSSTKAYIVIMHMKGTPKDMQINPVYKDVTEEIYSFLYTQANSAIKSGIEKDRIIIDPGIGFGKTVEDNYTILKNIEEFKSLNMPILIGASRKSFIGKVLNLLPEERLEGSLAVASYCAVKGVDILRVHDVKETLRAVKVINAMRI
- the folE gene encoding GTP cyclohydrolase I FolE, whose product is MDKKLIEEGVKNILKGIGEDLEREGLKDTPRRVAEMYEEIFSGIDQEPSSVLKTMFDENHDEIIIIKDIPFYSVCEHHLIPFIGKAHVAYIPNTSGKIAGLSKITRMFDIVAKRPQVQERLTTVVADTLMKKLEARAVMVIVEAEHLCISMRGVKKPKTLTVTSAVRGLFRRNAASRAEAIALIKDGI
- a CDS encoding ATP-dependent zinc metalloprotease FtsH codes for the protein MFFIFRNPLFLAPQVKDITLNEFITKIENEEINTAEPITIKGEDKIAEGVFKDGTKFKMIFLDDYDISNLLIKNDIPFKVDNQQQSIWIQILVSALPFIIMFGLIFFLFNQMQGGGSRVMQFGKSKARVSGKSKNKVTFKDVAGVDEAIEELREIEEFLENPGKFKAMGAKIPKGVLLYGPPGTGKTLLARAVAGEAGVPFYSISGSEFVEMFVGVGASRVRDLFAQAKATQPSIIFMDEIDAVGRHRGAGLGGGHDEREQTLNQLLVEMDGFDADSTVILIAATNRPDILDPALLRPGRFDRQIVVDRPDIIGREKILEVHARGKPLDKDVMLKTIARQTPGFTGADIANLFNESALLAARHNKKKISMFEIEQAIERVIAGPEKKTRVISEKEKRIIAFHEAGHALLAYILPNTDPVYKISIISRGRALGYTITLPEEDRFLRSKSEIFDNIKMLLGGRVAEQIIFNDITNGAQNDIDRATKFARQMVTEYGMSDKLGPLAFKGEQDEVFLGNQLISKPHYSEKVTSMIDDEVHSIIDSCYNAAKDILVENNDVLNELSLKLIEKETLDKEEVIGILGKIKVNKNEGFRTKEYNDEETGKKTEIKKRTRKASVSKSTGTDDFKENISEKNN